One Plasmodium vivax chromosome 13, whole genome shotgun sequence genomic region harbors:
- a CDS encoding hypothetical protein, conserved (encoded by transcript PVX_085630A) — translation MNMLSKDTILLKTKKLKNLCEHEENINSEHLKTLIEILEYFFETYNDFFLSSVVWEVVDKMIILENTIEEKKNIEVDLKTSIKFCEFIFNKLIAYTNYESDNLKYFFSFSFLRRHLCSVLSSFLNCSSSSFRRKVESSFTTELLTLTKQIFEKIKVENDLELKVCYTEFLWRSFRRIDFATFNIKGLHANVNALEKLKHFKIFKFDEECIKWLKEENYMDRKIVVEDGLFTIRGNQKHDNPEEDEKCKIEVPYYHITSVDFEGKNVFTLECKAIIDQTNIFSLWGQDIRDAVDYESINKFSLSLDVKRNSKEVRRFLDKISVKLKKEAKKSKREDHQTRSRHAKEEKDDSDGTTVTSENNAKEKLNDKLFLSNASDTDQDTSDKQARHGAGKGVQSSKGEERKHTNKKKKKTKKNEAKGDKLKCEISSDEKNYTKGYKIERELKKKTDSESPLGHYNLGSNDSETHIGRKKARERDSDTEVIIQKIISRHNEKKEIFKKALKQGFSDALNEIDGNIKALVEKQKSRRHEFHKKYEKKKKSMIIVMEKEISMLTREINALTESLKKIGVNRNEVLKLHEEGKCILSSSELLQKSQAVIKVRIHTRCKCKVSMGPTWWASIFESALLGRCLHVYSCVLIYTHHASSRALIRPHASSCVWWETSCCPLSQKVKESLQKMNSNIIGKEKEYNKRKKLCFKALATAYE, via the exons ATGAATATGCTGAGCAAAGACACCATTTTGttgaaaacgaaaaaattaaaaaatctgTGCGAGCATGAGG AAAACATAAACAGCGAACATTTAAAGACCCTAATAGAAATATTAGAATACTTCTTCGAAACGTacaatgatttttttttatcgtccGTCGTGTGGGAGGTGGTTGATAAAAtga TAATACTTGAAAACacaattgaagaaaaaaaaaacatcgaaGTGGACTTAAAAACCTCCATAAAATTCTGcgaatttattttcaacaaATTAATCGCGTACACAAATTATGAAAGTGACAACCTGAAGTACTTCTTCAGCTTCAGTTTTTTGCGGCGCCACCTCTGCTCCGTCTTAAGTTCCTTTCTAAACTGTAGCAGCTCGTCCTTCCGGAGGAAAGTAGAGTCGTCCTTCACGACAGAGCT CTTAACCCTAACGAAGCAAATCTTCGAAAAGATAAAAGTCGAAAATGATCTGGAGCTGAAGGTCTGTTACACAGAATTTTTGTGGAGGTCCTTCAGAAGGATCGATTTCGCTACTTTCAACATAAAGGGGTTGCATGCAAATGTAAACGCGttagaaaaattgaaacattTTAAGATTTTTAAGTTCGATGAGGAGTGCATAAAATGGCTCAAGGAGGAAAACTACATGGACAGGAAGATCGTCGTTGAAGATG GACTCTTCACCATAAGGGGGAACCAAAAACAC GACAACCCcgaagaagacgaaaaatgcaaaatagaGGTCCCGTACTACCACATCACTTCAGTAGACTTTGAGGGAAAGAATGTATTCACCCTGGAATGCAAAGCTATAATAGACCAGACGAACATATTCAGCCTGTG GGGGCAAGACATAAGGGACGCCGTCGACTACGAAAGCATCAACAAGTTCAGCCTATCGCTGGACGTCAAGAGAAATTCGAAGGAGGTGCGGAGGTTCCTAGACaa AATATCTGTGAAGCTAAAGAAAGAGGCGAAGAAAAGCAAGAGGGAAGATCACCAGACGAGGAGTCGTCATGctaaggaggagaaggacgaCAGTGATGGAACCACTGTCACTAGC GAAAACAACGCAAAGGAAAAGCTGAACGACAAGCTATTCTTATCTAATGCTTCTGACACGGACCAGGACACAAG CGACAAACAGGCTAGACATGGTGCGGGGAAAGGAGTACAATCTTCCAAAGGTGAAG AGAGGAAGCATAcgaataagaagaagaaaaaaacaaaaaaaaacgaggcAAAGGGCGACAAActaaaatgtgaaatatCTTCAGAtgagaaaaattatactaaggggtacaaaattgaaagagagttgaagaaaaaaacggacaGTGAAAGTCCTCTCGGGCACTACAATTTGGGTTCAAACGACTCGGAG ACCCACATAGGAAGAAAGAAGGCCCGGGAAAGGGACAGCGACACCGAAGTGATCATCcagaaaattatttcccgccataacgaaaaaaaggaaatttttaaaaaggcccTGAAGCAGGGCTTTTCCGACGCCCTCAACGAAATAGACGGCAACATTAAAGCGCTGGTCGAG aaacaaaaaagtagGCGGCACgaatttcacaaaaaatatgaaaagaaaaagaagagcatGATAATCGTTATGGAGAAGGAGATAAGCATGCTGACCAGGGAGATAAAC GCTTTAACCGAGTCCTTGAAGAAAATCGGCGTGAACAGAAATGAAGTGCTAAAGCTGCATGAAGAGGGGAAGTGCATCTTATCGTCCAGCGAATTGTTACAAAAAAGTCAGGCAGTTATAAAGGTACGTATTCATACGCGTTGTAAATGCAAAGTTTCGATGGGTCCAACATGGTGGGCATCCATTTTCGAGAGCGCTCTACTGGGAAGGTGCCTGCATGTGTATTCATGCGTACTCATATATACTCATCATGCGTCATCACGCGCACTCATACGTCCTCACGCATCCTCATGTGTGTGGTGGGAAACTTCCTGCTGTCCCCTTTCACAGAAGGTAAAAGaaagtttgcaaaaaatgaacagtaACATAattggaaaggaaaaggagtaCAACAAGCGAAAGAAGTTATGCTTTAAGGCCTTGGCCACGGCGTATGAATAG
- a CDS encoding hypothetical protein, conserved (encoded by transcript PVX_085635A), translating to MKKLISILLPYYTHNNVLTPNLTLKKKAAFFFFYLDRYVYTPLLHTLLRGKNVIEKNRLKKGSTKGVADKFCLECRSSHDVGNQTDNNGEHKNDDAVEETNAIWPEKISYVTPLEIKKKKQLQNEKFNVIYIGHMSILIQTANFNILVDPVLSTRIGLFNLLGVKRTIKAGISFEHLPSIDFILLSNNRFDTMDKSTLKKIVLRDNSIIIGGMNIRRYLFKRNFPVVYPLNWFNKLKFENLSFYYLPTLTNSHRYVVDKNVYLPGSFLIHDSKTKATIFYSGHSAYSNHFLQIKSYVNTVLKGDPIDLSILPIGIYKPSALYAHFHMSPEQAIQSHLDLKSKASLGVGTDVFCLGGEDYNEATTELWNRLAKYEQERKEKINFVTLQPGQSISL from the exons atgaaaaaactaATAAGCATTCTTTTACCCTATTACACCCACAACAATGTCTTAACTCCAAATTTGactttaaaaaagaaggcggcctttttcttcttttatttggACCGCTACGTTTACACTCCCCTGTTGCACACACTGCtgaggggcaaaaatgtgataGAGAAAAAcaggttaaaaaaaggcagcacCAAGGGGGTAGCGGACAAGTTCTGTTTGGAATGCCGAAGCAGCCACGATGTAGGGAACCAAACTGACAACAATGGAGAGCATAAAAATGACGACGCGGTCGAAGAGACGAACGCCATATGGCCAGAAAAAATTTCCTACGTAACACCcctagaaataaaaaaaaaaaaacaattgcaaaatgaaaaattcaaCGTTATATACATCGGACACATGAGCATCTTAATTCAAACCGCCAATTTTAATATCTTAGTAGACCCAGTATTGTCTACCCGAATTGGTCTGTTCAACCTACTGGGCGTGAAAAGAACAATAAAGGCAGGAATAAGCTTCGAACACCTGCCAAGCATCGATTTCATCCTCCTAAGCAACAACCGATTTGACACGATGGACAAGAGTActctgaaaaaaattgtcctcAGGGATAACAGCATAATTATTGGTGGTATGAACATTCGaagatatttatttaaaaggaacTTCCCCGTGGTGTATCCCCTAAATTGgtttaacaaattaaaatttgaaaatttatCCTTTTACTATTTGCCCACCTTAACCAATAGCCATCGGTATGTTGTTGACAAAAATGTCTACCTCCCTGGGTCCTTCTTAATACATGATAGTAAAACGAAGGCCACCATTTTTTACAGTGGCCACTCTGCGTATTCgaaccattttttgcaaatcaaAAGTTACGTTAACACTGTTTTAAAAGGGGACCCCATCGATTTGTCCATTTTGCCCATTGGGATTTACAAGCCCAGTGCCTTGTATGCCCACTTTCACATGTCCCCCGAGCAGGCCATACAG AGTCACCTCGATTTGAAGAGCAAAGCGTCCCTGGGCGTGGGCACGGACGTCTTCTGCCTAGGCGGGGAAGACTACAACGAAGCTACGACGGAGCTGTGGAATCGGTTGGCTAAGTACGAACAGGagcggaaggaaaaaattaactttgTCACATTACAACCGGGGCAAAGCATCAGCTTGTGA